The genomic window aagatgctgtctcctggcttcagccaggcctagctgttttggttatttgggggagtgaaccagtagatggatgctcatgttttctctctctctctctctctctctctctctctctctctcgtgtgtgtgtgtgtaactctacatTTGAATAAATTTGTTTCTGCAACTGTCTTATCTGAATTTCAGACTTGGTTAggtcttgcttatttcacttagtgcttttttttgaaaaaatttatttgagaggtagaatgaaAGGCAAAGACTTATGtacttatttagttatttatttgaaaggtgcagagagagagaaagagaaaccttTTAGTTCACACTCTAAAtttcctgcagtggctgggatagtatcaagctgaagccaggagccaggaactctatccacatctcccatgtgggtggcaggggtccaagcacttggactatcatccactgtcttctcaggtacattaacaggaagctggatcggaaacacaGCATCTAAGTCACAAACCAATGTGGAATGTGTGTGGTAATtcaatataggatgctagcatcccaagcaAGGTTTTAACCtcatgtgccacaatgcccagccccCAAATGTAACACTTTTGAAAATTTCCcctatgggctggtgctgtggtgtagtagctaagcctccacctgtggtgtcggcatctcatgtgggtgccagttcatgtcctggctgctccacttcggatccagctctctgtttatggcctgggaaagcagtggaaaatggcccaagtgcttggacccctgcacccacgtggcagacccagaagacgctcctggcttcggattggcctggTCGAAGCTTcaactgttgcagctatttgaggagtgaactagcggatgaaagacctttctctctatctctccctctcagtctgtaactctacctctcaaataaataaaccttaaaaatactgaccgatacatttaaaaaaatttccgcTAAATTTGGGTTTCCATTTTAATGGAGCACAGTCCATATCTTCAAGCAGAGTTGAATTTTCCCAGCAAAATCACCTGAATTTCATGTCCTATGATCTCAAGTATTTTGGATGCTCcatttttactgaaaaaaagAGCATTTTGTCAAACTTCACAGTGAATATACAGCTTCTATGTAATGCACCAAACTCTACTTCATCTAGGACTCTCTAAAGACCATAATGTTATTTCACATGTGAGTATACTTTGTTAAATGCTACTCTAATTACATACTAGGTCTTAGGGTGACAGTGCCTAACTCATAAGGGATCCTCAGAGAATACTGAAGTGaatttaattttccttgtttCAATATTAATAGGCTACTGAACTGTTATACAAAGGTATAGCAAAAGgattgtggaaaatgaaatccaatgatgtttattttggggaCAGGctttgtgctgcagcaggttaagcctcttcttgggacacctacatcccatatcagagtgccaattcaagtactGAGTGCTctacgcttctgatccagctccctgctaatgcacctgggaagcagcagatgatggctcaagtacctgccacctacatgagacaccataatggagtacctggctcctggctttcacctggcccagccaaggctgcagtgggcatttgtagagagaactagtagatggaagatctttctctgtgcttctatctctctgtcactctgactttcaaataagtacataaataaatctctttaaaatactttaaaagatatttattttaatacaaaaatgtgaaatccatgcttaCAAAGGATATTtataaagttcatgggaaatgcatattatgacaaaactatggaagaattttaattttctttgcaccaaaatcagttttaacttttaattaattttttccatgaacttttttaagtgtCCCCACATAAATCACTCACTGCCTTTGTTATTTGTTAGTAATATTGTGGTGATATGTCTTGAGTCAGTCTGCTGAGCTCTTGCCCCTCTTATATAGCGCTAACCTACATTCTAGAGCCCCCCTCCACCCCACTTTTTCACAGTTGAATGTCTTTGCTGTCACTTTATTATATTATGATCTTTTCCATGTCTCTCTGTTAATCATCAAACTTCTACCCCATGTGTCTGTCTGTGGTGTTAAGAGGCTCTGATATAAATCGAATTttaacttttcttatttattttggtttcttctaACAGTTCATCTAAAACATTAGGCttagggcaagcatttggcctagcgatTACAATGGCAGTTGGGAAACGCACATCCCACACTGGGgggcctggattccagtccctgctctgctgattccagccttctgctaatgtataACCCACAAGGAATCAGGAGATGGCTCAgatggttgagtccctgctgcccacacatcCCTTAGCCATTCCGGGcattcaggcatttggagagtggaaccagtagatggaagctcgctttctttctgtgtctcaaataaaaaaacaataatttttgaAGTTTCAAAAAGCTTTAACAACGAAAGGTAACCATcagaagtgtgttttttttttttcttctggtggTTGCAAATAGACCACTCTTTACATTTTATGCAGTCTTACTGTTTccaattatttttctctgaatactCAGGTTTGTGtatagcttaaaaaaataaatcagggaaATATTACTGACAGTCTGGATCATTGTGACTTCCAGAAGCCTAGTTACTAAATAGAGTGGccgaggccggcactgtggcgcagtaggttaatcctccgcctgaggcactggcatcccataaggacaccggttctagtcccggctgcttcttttccaatccagctctttgctgtggcctgggtaagcagtagaagatggcccaggtgcttgggctcctgcacccacatgggaggccgggaataggctcctggctcctggcttcggatcagcacagctccagccgttgcagccatttggggactgaaccaaaggaaggaagacctttctctctgtctcttcctctgactgtctgtaactccatctctcagataaataaataaaaatctttaaaaaaaaaaaaaaaagagtggcctATAACTGACCAGAAGTAGTTTCAGATTCCGTAAGTGACATGATAAATCAGAAACCATGCAGTTtctatatatagatatctatatatatatataactagaTAAATACATGGGGCGGGGGGCTGTTGTGGTacggtggattaagctgccacttgagacaccaaCATCAAGTCACtgtgattcaagtctcagctgccacacttctgacccagctccctgctgaagctcctggctttggcctgacccgaTCCCTTCCTTGCCATCCTCTTCATCAGATTCTTAGCCCTCGGAGAAGGATAGTGAATTTGTAGCTGAGTTCTGTAGTAGACATTGCTAAATCATCACATTGTTTGCCTCCTCAGCCTTGTGCATGTCCTCAAAATTCTCATCACACTTGAGGGAGCCAGTTAAAGTTAGCACTAGTtgtcatttctgttttcattcttaTTCCAACAAGACCTTAATCAGACTGTGTTTGTTTTGAAGCTGAAAAGGAATAAAGGCAGAATAGCAATTTAAAGTGTTTCTcaatatccaaaatatttttctacccCTCCCTTATTCAGCTTTTAAAGCCTTTGATGTCATACTTCTCCATTTTTCCCTCTTTTAAGCTGTTTTGCTGCTTCTTTATACTTAACTAATTTGCACTGGAAAATTAACACCTATGTATTGAACATTGTAGAACAAGTTTTGATTCATTAGTGAGTGGAAGGGGCAttcatttcttttcagatttttacACAGCACATTAGTCACTTCTCTGAGGGGATTTCCGCCCACTTTGGTATGAGGatatacattttttcttcttacccTGGAATTTAGgtattttggagaaaattaaCCTATGGAAAGTGTTTGTTTTGAGTACCTTCTTCCTAGAACTAAGCAATGGTCTGTCtctgctaaaaagaaaaaaggatagaAAGAAGTGCTGATAAAGAAAACAAGTATTTGTTTTTTGTCCCTGAGATTGTAGGAGAAAGTTAATAGGGAACAGTCCTTTGGCTCCAGTAGTTAGGTTTTTGCCACTCGCCTGAGATACCCAAattgaattccagctcctggcttcggcatgccCAACAGCatctgttgcaggcctttgggaagtgaaccagctgatgaagattGATGTCACCTGCTCgatctctcctcccccaccccttccctgcctttcagataaatttaaaaagtaagttatTGATGGGAAAAGATATAGAGAAAATGGATCACTCTTGAGTGTGCCATCTGTATGGCTGTCcctgtattatatattttctctgcATCATCATACTTAATCTTCATAGCCACTCTGTTGAGTGTTGGTATTGGCCTATACTTATGAGGTAAATGAAGTCAAAGAGGTAAAatgcccaaggacacacagctaCCCAGTGGTAGGGTTAGGATTTCACCCCAGCTCTCTTGCTAAGAACCTTGTACTCTTTCTTATCCAAACATTATTTCCTATAGGAAATTTTACTTTACAGCTTTTTTAAGTTTGGGTAATAATTGTGTACATACAAATACTTTTTTGTGAGTTTTGGGAGCCACTGATACTGTGGCTAAAATGAAAGAATTCTGAAACAAATAGTATTCTAAGCCACTAAGGCAGTATAGCCTGCTGATGTACTCTAGTGACTAAATCAGGGTTACTTTGAGGATTAAACAGATAGTATGCAAAGAACACTTCACCCAATGCCTGACTAGTAGTAACTGCTTCATAAATGCTGTATTAACATTCTCATTAAATCCCTAGCTTCTCCATGGGATTCTGAAAATTTTCATGGAGTTATACAGAAATTGCAAACTACATTAAAGATAATTTGATGGAATTGTTTGGTGCAGAGGTGAAGACTGGCTTGAAACATCAGAGTtccaagcatcccatatcagagtatctgggttcaagtcccacctacatttccaatccagcttcctgctgttgtataccctggaaggcagctggtgatagctcaagtgcttgattcACTGCCACCATCACTGGGTtgatttccaagctcctggtttcaacctggctcagccttggctgctgcaagcatttggggagtgaaagtagcagatagaagattcgtgtctctgtgtgtgagtgtatactatctcactgcctttcaaataaatataaataaataaattcctaacTCCTATGCTATTTATCTTTCACATTTTTGTTAAATGAGTTAATAATACAGTACTATTTGAAGTCTGTTTGGAATCTGTCTGCTGATCTGGAATATTTGCTTCACCCAGggttgaaaatatttctaaaaagatgCCAAAAATCTATTTGATAGGATACTTAAAACCATAGTTTTAAACATTGACCAGCAATATTTACCATGTCTTTGTTTTAACCTTCTATTGTGTGGGAATGCAAAATCCACATTCAATTATCAAAACATTCgctattccttttcttttccagaagATGAATAATCTTTCATTTAGTGAACTATGTTGCCTCTTCTGCTGTCCACCTTGCCCAGGGAAAATTGCTTCAAAATTAGCATTTTTGCCACCTGATCCAACCTACACACTGATGTGCGATGAAAGTGGAAGCCGCTGGACTTTACACCTCTCTGAACGTGCAGACTGGCAGTACTCTTCTAGAGAAAAGGATGCTATTGAGTGTTTCATGACTAGAACCAGTAAAGGCAACAGAATTGCCTGTATGTTTGTGCGTTGCTCACCCAATGCCAAATACACTTTACTCTTCTCACATGGAAATGCTGTTGATCTTGGTCAGATGAGCAGCTTTTACATAGGACTGGGATCACGAATTAATTGTAATATATTCTCATATGATTATTCTGGATATGGTGCAAGTTCTGGGAAGCCAACAGAGAAGAACCTTTATGCGGACATTGAAGCTGCTTGGCTTGCTCTTAGGACAAGGTAAACTGTGACTGGACATTACTTTTACACTTAAAATGGTTTAAGTTTTCCTATAAAAGTAcaataaaagcta from Oryctolagus cuniculus chromosome 1, mOryCun1.1, whole genome shotgun sequence includes these protein-coding regions:
- the ABHD17B gene encoding alpha/beta hydrolase domain-containing protein 17B; the encoded protein is MNNLSFSELCCLFCCPPCPGKIASKLAFLPPDPTYTLMCDESGSRWTLHLSERADWQYSSREKDAIECFMTRTSKGNRIACMFVRCSPNAKYTLLFSHGNAVDLGQMSSFYIGLGSRINCNIFSYDYSGYGASSGKPTEKNLYADIEAAWLALRTRYGIRPENVIIYGQSIGTVPSVDLAARYESAAVILHSPLTSGMRVAFPDTKKTYCFDAFPNIDKISKITSPVLIIHGTEDEVIDFSHGLALFERCQRPVEPLWVEGAGHNDVELYGQYLERLKQFVSQELVNL